The following proteins are encoded in a genomic region of Takifugu rubripes chromosome 9, fTakRub1.2, whole genome shotgun sequence:
- the LOC115251112 gene encoding uncharacterized protein isoform X1 — protein sequence MLSFLGMTGYSRPWICDYALKTAPLRAMIRAVGQGSQSARLQWTDEADGAFQLLKKDLQTAPALANPDYSKPFHLYVAEKQGHACAVLMQDSPTGKQPISYYSTKLDSVEEGLPPCYQGLAAAAFAYKKASVITMGHPVFLYTSHQLHAMLTSPRFVITHARRTGYEILLSGSDLTIQRCTNINPATRMVLPTEGAAHDCLTETENFMKVRDDLYNHPIPSDLTLFVDGSCVRGETGTRAGYGIVQLKPDGTYARVQIVSLDQPCSAQLAEIKALTAACELAANKRATIYTDSAYGYGVCHINASIWKQRGFVRADGTPVVHGQAVNELIQAMQLPTALAIVKCAAHQNSKSPIAIGNNLADEAAKEATGQVIQGPILFEEDCAPITSLASLIEAQDKVSAAEKRLWVQRGAVRTSHPHPGLWRGFRGHFVLPLSLLPIAIKKMHEPDHCSRAQVIRKLQAVWWSPYMTPMVDRELSLCPHCPKYNVRKMFTQPLAHIPLPDGPFRHLIMDYVDMIDRVERKRYMFVVVCRFSRWIEACPTSKADYKSAARFLCREVFPRFGMPDTISSDNGPHFVSRVIQEMFRLLGITQKYGCVYHPQSQGSVERANGVLKTKISKIMADGNGKITWVDALPIALMAMRSQTNRLTHLTPHEMLTGRPMPLPQIRGPVEGPAFEQLERELGDYLRALTQIHRLVFQQVKEAHSKDETHIPVDVRDVQVGDLVFIRVFRRQWNEPRREGPFKVVLTTPTALKVEDS from the exons ATGTTGTCCTTTTTAGGTATGACCGGTTACAGTAGGCCCTGGATTTGTGACTATGCTCTCAAAACAGCCCCATTACGAGCCATGATCCGTGCAGTAGGACAAGGGTCGCAATCAGCCCGGCTACAGTGGACCGACGAAGCAGACGGAGCTTTCCAACTGCTAAAGAAAGACCTCCAGACGGCCCCGGCATTGGCCAATCCAGATTACAGTAAACCATTCCATTTGTACGTGGCAGAAAAACAAGGACATGCATGTGCAGTGTTGATGCAAGACAGCCCCACAGGTAAACAACCAATCTCATATTATAGCACCAAATTGGatagtgtggaggaggggctgccACCCTGCTATCAGGGATTGGCAGCAGCCGCCTTCGCTTACAAAAAGGCCTCAGTAATCACGATGGGCCATCCTGTGTTCCTGTACACGTCTCATCAACTGCATGCAATGCTCACGAGTCCACGATTTGTGATTACTCATGCACGACGGACAGGTTATGAAATCCTACTATCAGGATCTGACCTGACCATACAAAGGTGCACAAATATTAACCCAGCCACACGAATGGTGCTACCCACAGAAGGGGCGGCACATGATTGTctcacagaaacagaaaattttATGAAAGTAAGAGACGACTTATATAATCACCCCATCCCATCCGACCTGACGCTGTTCGTAGACGGATCATGTGTCAGGGGTGAGACGGGGACCAGAGCTGGGTATGGCATAGTACAGCTAAAGCCAGATGGCACTTACGCTAGAGTACAAATAGTCAGTTTAGATCAACCCTGCTCTGCCCAATTGGCTGAAATCAAGGCGTTAACAGCAGCGTGTGAGCTAGCTGCCAATAAGAGAGCGACCATCTATACTGACAGTGCATATGGTTACGGTGTATGTCACATTAATGCAAGCATTTGGAAGCAGAGAGGCTTTGTGCGTGCAGATGGCACACCGGTGGTCCATGGGCAAGCAGTAAACGAGTTAATACAAGCCATGCAACTTCCCACCGCTTTGGCTATAGTCAAGTGCGCAGCACATCAAAACAGTAAGTCCCCCATTGCCATAGGGAATAATTTAGCAGATGAAGCTGCCAAGGAAGCGACGGGCCAGGTCATACAGGGACCCATATTGTTCGAAGAAGATTGTGCCCCCATTACCAGTTTGGCTTCACTAATTGAAGCACAGGACAAGGTCTCTGCTGCAGAGAAACGTCTTTGGGTACAAAGAGGAGCTGTCCGCACCTCGCATCCCCATCCAGGGTTATGGCGGGGTTTTAGAGGACATTTTGTTTTGCCATTGTCGTTATTACCTATTGCAATTAAAAAGATGCACGAACCTGACCATTGTTCCAGAGCACAGGTCATTCGTAAGTTACAGGCAGTCTGGTGGTCACCTTACATGACACCCATGGTTGACAGAGAATTGTCATTGTGCCCCCACTGTCCTAAGTACAATGTTCGAAAAATGTTCACACAGCCCTTGGCTCACATTCCACTGCCAGATGGTCCTTTTCGACACTTAATTATGGACTATGTTGATATGATTGATCGTGTGGAAAGGAAAAGGtatatgtttgttgttgtctgtAGGTTCAGCAGGTGGATTGAAGCGTGCCCTACCTCTAAAGCTGACTACAAGTCTGCAGCAAGGTTTCTCTGTAGAGAAGTGTTTCCCAGATTTGGAATGCCAGACACAATATCATCTGATAATGGCCCACATTTTGTTTCCCGAGTTATACAGGAAATGTTCAGACTCCTGGGGATCACGCAAAAGTACGGGTGTGTTTACCATCCACAGTCCCAAGGTTCAGTTGAACGGGCAAACGGTGTtctaaaaactaaaatatctAAGATCATGGCTGACGGCAACGGGAAGATAACATGGGTGGACGCTCTGCCCATAGCCTTAATGGCTATGCGATCTCAAACTAACCGACTAACCCACCTAACTCCTCATGAGATGCTTACAGGTCGGCCCATGCCTCTTCCTCAGATCCGAGGCCCAGTGGAGGGCCCGGCTTTTGAACAACTGGAACGAGAACTGGGTGACTACCTACGTGCATTAACTCAAATCCACAGACTTGTGTTCCAACAGGTGAAAGAAGCCCACAGCAAGGACGAGACACACATCCCTGTTGACGTCCGTGACGTTCAAGTGGGGGACCTCGTGTTCATACGGGTGTTTAGACGCCAGTGGAACGAACCGCGTAGGGAAGGACCTTTTAAAGTTGTACTTACCACCCCCACTGCCTTAAAAGTTGAAG ACTCTTGA
- the LOC115251017 gene encoding uncharacterized protein, producing MMSGWNSNPLLTRLLQEEITEDTMGMESPRTYVNGGRPPVTFHYTGAVSLLPAAENTSSCNYYQLQNSSQQSSLVQNPNGLQVINESNVYPDSQFINSRPPHSYVQKPNADSLQQSGPVHLNPHGVVQQTPTQYHSSNVTMHNRDVNILRTGDTSMTALMSGAPTTTSLSQQQRVDTCHNRSSLTHNNQNVYSRCNRGNENWQQIYYSQRIQSYIKKLQKHRRDGHCEIRQSQQGVPVSHQGQRTQQHPPPPYTTSHSKEAIKQHDREKILLGMTEDRRSSYPINQVNCSPTNNTSLYRGVQSKMNQPMETNTSNAGQPSMYIPVQSLTESIPVITLKQNMALSSENGSYVRLNLLVVDQNNSSPHSSALDTLPSATEDTCSLSTPPGCTNSRAIAVVQPLSQSCQVFSEQQAVEAVSDKSGATTSCNSPAEVVDKAACTQEFNSRPVDKMFEDQSDAQKSPPSVSRSQSCESSDDPKSSISEISSGLTVSWTIKELQQLIQVEEDAQKRSRDWPVDCFFKVQQLFLDNFRTRPAIDDLLCFVAECQMFLQKHKKTDFVVTQFKPGFENQHEHYHILKDNDLYSETPYRSCWLNNNLQLDDIHKEFDLPSCLRGTGLNSQVDLLATASGAPGQKFSEASEEDLPQTEPKPVESDVKTQVEPKQATSHEGRQVKPKLIKFHVWRPLKPKVMECNAGRKVKPKLVECDVGRKVKPKVMEYDVGTQAKPKLAASDVETQPCSVESSPIQAPSPDNTQASDSDDPFLSFEIQVLPPEEAKLIYEQTESPEHHSDVASIENQEWDHEPVEDACTSVARESPDISDLFNETDDTPDSPIEEVCCLSRLVGNIVESNLPLQKCQCGSKQSVEAVIDLTKDDTSHDSDTETMKSSEKCNCEVIILIENKEDNPCSTDADVSLDPEMDINTIADSVSIQSVSSAGLDSDVEVSSPISEGEENKFSGVSSDSSVETEEQTRVCTTEPRHNCTTGNSENECKSGRRAVSLIKSSLSNLPAEAEVAVDPARRKQLKNQKDAQLMLYGSVQQAPVNTGQRERRFSPDGSVCAISKPPDVISVPLRSLKRHLEDPLPVQEQSAKHRIFEIWRKSFPVTPLKQSTKNTQKPVLSAAAKKKMKDSPVTKMRLKLLKSSLRHKNVSKRRNQQHQSRCGPLGDVLETTKAINSDLLGHSSG from the exons ATGATGTCTGGATGGAATTCAAATCCACTTTTGACAAGATTACTTCAAGAAGAAATCACTGAAGACACCATGGGCATGGAATCTCCTCGGACCTACGTTAATGGAGGCAGACCGCCAGTTACCTTTCATTACACGGGAGCTGTTTCTCTCTTGCCAGCTGCTGAAAATACTAGCAGTTGTAATTATTACCAGTTGCAAAATAGCAGTCAGCAAAGTTCTTTGGTGCAAAACCCTAATGGACTTCAAGTCATCAATGAAAGCAATGTTTACCCGGATTCTCAATTCATAAATTCCCGTCCGCCTCATTCTTATGTACAAAAACCAAATGCTGACTCCTTGCAGCAAAGTGGGCCAGTGCACCTGAACCCCCACGGTGTGGTACAGCAGACACCGACACAATACCACTCAAGCAATGTTACGATGCACAACCGTGACGTGAACATTTTACGTACTGGTGACACAAGCATGACAGCTCTGATGTCTGGTGCACCAACAACTACCTCGCTTTCTCAGCAACAGAGGGTTGACACGTGCCACAATAGGTCTTCCCTTACACACAACAATCAAAATGTTTACAGTCGCTGTAACAGGGGAAATGAAAACTGGCAACAAATTTATTATTCCCAAAGAATCCAAAGCTACATCAAGAAATTACAGAAGCACAGAAGAGATGGCCATTGTGAGATCAGGCAAAGCCAACAGGGCGTGCCGGTTTCTCACCAGGGTCAGAGAACTCAACAGCACCCACCCCCACCATACACCACGTCCCATTCAAAAGAAGCCATCAAGCAGCATGACAGGGAGAAGATCCTTTTAGGAATGACAGAGGATCGAAGAAGTTCCTATCCAATAAATCAAGTCAACTGTTCTCCAACTAACAATACCTCACTGTACAGAGGAGTGCAGTCAAAAATGAACCAGCCCATGGAAACAAACACCTCGAATGCAGGTCAACCTTCAATGTATATTCCTGTACAATCATTAACTGAATCCATCCCTGTCATTACACTGAAGCAGAACATGGCACTTTCATCAGAGAATGGCTCTTATGTTCGACTCAACTTGCTCGTGGTTGATCAAAACAATTCATCGCCACACTCTTCCGCTCTGGACACTCTTCCATCAGCCACGGAAGACACCTGCTCTCTCAGCACGCCTCCTGGCTGCACAAATTCAAGAGCCATCGCCGTTGTGCAGCCGCTGTCTCAAAGCTGTCAGGTCTTCAGCGAGCAGCAAGCTGTTGAAGCTGTCAGTGATAAATCAGGAGCCACCACTTCTTGTAATTCCCCCGCAGAAGTCGTAGATAAAGCAGCATGTACACAAGAATTCAACTCCAGACCTGTGGATAAGATGTTCGAGGACCAGAGTGATGCACAAAAGTCTCCACCGTCTGTGTCCAGAAGCCAAAGTTGTGAGTCTTCAGATGATCCGAAGAGCTCCATTTCAGAGATTTCCTCAGGTCTGACAGTCTCCTGGACAATTAAAGAGCTACAGCAATTAATACAGGTTGAAGAAGATGCTCAAAAAAGGTCTCGTGATTGGCCAgttgattgtttttttaaagtgcagCAACTTTTTTTAGACAATTTCAGAACGCGGCCAGCAATTGATGATTTGTTATGTTTTGTTGCAGAGTGTCAAATGTTCTTGCAAAAACATAAAAAGACAGACTTTGTAGTAACACAGTTCAAGCCAGGCTTTGAAAACCAACATGAACACTATCACATCCTCAAAGATAATGACCTGTATTCAGAAACGCCCTACAGATCCTGCTGGTTGAACAATAACCTCCAGCTGGATGATATCCATAAAGAGTTTGATCTTCCATCATGTCTGAGGGGCACTGGCCTCAACAGCCAGGTGGATCTCCTCGCCACAGCCAGTGGTGCCCCTGGTCAAAAGTTCAGTGAAGCTTCTGAGGAAGACTTGCCACAGACTGAACCCAAACCGGTAGAATCTGATGTGAAAACGCAGGTGGAACCCAAGCAAGCAACGTCTCATGAGGGGAGGCAGGTGAAACCCAAACTGATAAAATTTCATGTGTGGAGGCCGCTGAAACCCAAAGTGATGGAATGTAATGCGGGGAGGAAGGTGAAACCCAAACTGGTAGAATGTGATGTGGGGAGGAAGGTGAAACCCAAAGTGATGGAATATGATGTGGGGACACAGGCAAAGCCCAAACTGGCGGCATCTGACGTGGAGACGCAGCCCTGCTCTGTTGAATCTAGTCCGATTCAGGCTCCTTCTCCTGACAACACACAAGCTAGTGATTCAGATGACCCCTTCCTCTCATTTGAAATCCAGGTTTTGCCTCCAGAAGAAGCTAAATTGATCTATGAGCAGACAGAAAGTCCAGAGCACCACAGTGACGTTGCAAGCATTGAGAATCAGGAATGGGATCATGAGCCAGTGGAAGACGCCTGTACTTCCGTGGCGAGAGAAAGTCCTGACATCAGTGATCTATTCAATGAGACAGACGACACCCCAGACTCTCCGATAGAAGAGGTTTGTTGCCTTTCGAGGCTGGTGGGAAACATAGTCGAATCAAACCTGCCTTTACAAAAATGTCAGTGCGGCTCTAAGCAATCGGTCGAAGCCGTCATCGACCTAACTAAAGATGACACCAGTCATGATTCCGACACTGAAACAATGAAAAGTTCAGAAAAATGTAATTgtgaagtgatcattttaatagAAAACAAAGAAGACAATCCCTGCAGCACCGATGCTGATGTTTCTTTGGACCCTGAAATGGACATCAACACCATTGCTGATTCAGTGAGCATCCAGTCAGTTAGCTCCGCTGGTCTTGACAGTGACGTCGAGGTATCCAGCCCCATATCGGAAGGTGAAGAGAACAAATTCTCTGGTGTATCATCAGACTCATCTGTGGAAACTGAAGAACAAACTCGAGTCTGTACAACTGAACCCCGGCACAACTGCACCACTGGCAACAGTGAAAATGAATGTAAGTCGGGGAGACGCGCTGTTTCCCTTATAAAGTCAAGCTTATCCAACCTCCCCGCTGAGGCAGAGGTTGCAGTGGATCCAGCTCGGAGGAAACAATTAAAGAACCAGAAAGATGCACAGCTGATGCTGTACGGATCAGTACAACAGGCGCCTGTAAATACTGGCCAAAGAGAAAGACGCTTTTCACCTGATGGCAGTGTGTGTGCAATTTCAAAGCCTCCAGATGTTATCTCTGTGCCCCTCCGTTCTTTGAAGAGGCACTTAGAAGACCCTCTTCCAGTTCAGGAACAATCAGCCAAACACAGGATTTTCGAAATTTGGAGGAAGAGTTTTCCAGTAACCCCACTGAAACAATcgacaaaaaacacacagaagccTGTTTTATCAGCCGCGGCtaaaaagaagatgaaggatTCTCCGGTGACGAAGATGAGGTTGAAGCTGCTGAAATCCAGCCTGAGACACAAAAATGTCTCCAAGCGCAGGAACCAACAGCATCAGTCCAG GTGCGGCCCACTCGGAGACGTTTTGGAAACTACAAAAGCAATCAACAGTGACCTTCTTGGACACTCGTCCGGTTGA
- the etfbkmt gene encoding electron transfer flavoprotein beta subunit lysine methyltransferase, whose product MLGRFSPQRYSQCFKTFVKTFEQARFKSNESIRRFISENTETGGQLSLTPEVKLRLLTSNCRFWRERPELWPFDDPYWAIYWPGGQALSRYLLDNPDECQGKTVLDVGSGCGASAIAAKLCGAAHVIANDIDEVAAIATQMNSELNSLEPPVCVSENMIASQIQGVDLILLGDMFYDEALATSLHTWLDNCVRTHGTRVLIGDPGRAQFQSHDIRGLLRPLVQYELPESVKEENYGLTCSRVWLYHPQFFK is encoded by the exons ATGTTGGGACGATTTTCGCCACAGAGGTACAGTCagtgttttaaaacatttgttaaAACGTTTGAACAGGCGAGATTTAAGTCTAATGAGTCAATCAGAAGATTTATTTCGGAGAACACGGAGACAGGAGGGCAGCTCAGCCTGACACCCGAGGTCAAATTGCGCTTGTTGACCTCAAATTGTCGTTTTTGGCGAGAAAGACCTGAACTTTGGCCTTTTGATGACCCGTACTGGGCCATATACTGGCCAGGAGGACAAGCGTTGTCAAG GTACCTCTTGGATAATCCCGATGAGTGTCAGGGGAAAACGGTTCTGGATGTGGGCAGCGGCTGTGGAGCCTCCGCCATCGCTGCAAAACTTTGTGGAGCTGCTCATGTAATTGCCAACGATATAGACGAAG TTGCAGCCATCGCCACACAAATGAACTCTGAGCTGAACAGCCTGGAACCACCCGTTTGTGTGTCTGAAAACATGATCGCTTCCCAGATCCAGGGCGTCGACTTGATCCTCCTGGGCGACATGTTCTATGACGAAGCTCTCGCCACCAGCCTTCACACCTGGTTAGACAATTGTGTCAGAACTCACGGTACCAGGGTCTTGATCGGGGACCCGGGGAGAGCCCAGTTCCAGAGCCACGACATCCGTGGATTGTTGCGCCCGCTGGTACAGTACGAGCTGCCCGAGTCTGTTAAGGAGGAGAACTATGGACTGACCTGCAGCAGAGTTTGGCTCTACCATCCACaattctttaaataa